One genomic segment of Musa acuminata AAA Group cultivar baxijiao chromosome BXJ3-3, Cavendish_Baxijiao_AAA, whole genome shotgun sequence includes these proteins:
- the LOC135633678 gene encoding pectinesterase-like isoform X1: MVKLSTVLLLLCLFTTSYGLFLHPSAFHAEAKRHRWCSVVPYSDTCTHYVSQSMQQMSIHAAMEHAMLAREQILMGGLEGVAWSDCLDLHDSTVRQLNRSLGPSRLRVGYDVRTWLSAALTNLHTCRAGLAELHVPSSWFVPLLTNASELVRNALAITETRAEEEGRKGGGAFPEWSSVEDRELLRARRGDVVADLVVAKDGSGDFGSIKEAINEASRRRGRESRRFVIYVKAGVYVENVQVGVRDLMLVGDGIGKTVVTGSRSVAGGSTTFNSATVAVMGDGFIARGITFRNTAGPAKRQAVALRCNADLAVFYRCSFEGYQDTLYAHSLRQFYRECDVHGTVDFIFGNAAAVLQDCNIYVRRPMSKQQNTITAQGRTDPSQNTGIVIQHCRVTAAPDLRPVQGKFRTYLGRPWQAYSRTVFMGTYMDDLISAAGWLEWSGGFALNTLYYGEYKNTGPGSDTSRRVRWRGHHVITDPSTALRFTVRGLLSGGSWLPATGVPFTDGP; encoded by the exons ATGGTGAAGCTCTCCACCGTGTTACTCCTACTGTGCCTGTTTACTACCTCTTACGGTCTCTTTCTTCACCCCTCGGCCTTTCATGCAGAGGCCAAGCGACACCGCTGGTGCTCTGTCGTTCCGTACTCCGACACATGCACACACTACGTGAgccaaagcatgcagcagatgtcGATACACGCGGCCATGGAGCACGCCATGCTCGCCCGGGAACAGATCCTTATGGGCGGCCTCGAGGGTGTCGCGTGGTCCGACTGCCTCGACCTACACGACTCCACCGTGCGCCAGCTCAACCGCTCCCTGGGCCCCTCGCGGCTGCGCGTGGGCTACGACGTGCGGACTTGGCTCAGCGCCGCTCTCACCAACCTGCACACCTGTCGGGCCGGCCTCGCCGAGCTCCACGTGCCCAGCTCCTGGTTCGTGCCGCTGCTGACCAATGCGTCGGAGCTGGTGAGGAACGCGTTGGCGATCACGGAGACGAGGGCGGAGGAAGAGGGGAGGAAGGGTGGTGGGGCGTTCCCGGAGTGGTCGTCGGTCGAGGACCGGGAGCTCCTCCGGGCGCGCCGGGGGGACGTGGTGGCCGATTTGGTGGTGGCGAAGGACGGCAGTGGGGACTTTGGGAGCATCAAGGAAGCTATCAACGAGGCgtcgaggaggagagggagggagagcaGAAGATTTGTGATCTATGTGAAGGCAGGGGTTTACGTGGAGAACGTGCAGGTGGGGGTGAGAGACCTCATGTTGGTTGGGGATGGCATCGGCAAGACAGTGGTCACTGGTAGTCGGAGtgttgctggaggttccaccaccTTCAATTCCGCCACCGTGG CGGTGATGGGGGACGGATTCATCGCTCGGGGGATAACGTTCCGCAACACGGCCGGCCCCGCGAAGCGCCAGGCGGTGGCGCTCCGCTGCAACGCGGACCTCGCCGTCTTCTACCGGTGCAGCTTCGAGGGGTACCAGGACACGCTCTACGCCCACTCGCTCCGGCAATTCTACCGCGAGTGCGACGTCCACGGCACCGTCGACTTCATCTTCGGCAACGCCGCCGCGGTGCTCCAGGACTGCAACATCTACGTGAGGCGGCCCATGAGCAAGCAGCAGAACACGATAACCGCGCAGGGGCGGACCGATCCCAGCCAGAACACCGGCATCGTTATCCAGCACTGCAGGGTGACGGCCGCGCCGGACCTGAGGCCGGTTCAGGGGAAGTTCCGGACGTACCTGGGAAGGCCATGGCAGGCCTACTCTCGAACTGTGTTCATGGGTACGTACATGGATGATCTGATCTCCGCAGCTGGGTGGTTGGAATGGAGCGGTGGGTTCGCTCTCAACACGTTATACTACGGGGAGTATAAGAACACAGGGCCGGGGTCTGACACTTCCAGGCGAGTCAGGTGGCGCGGCCACCATGTTATCACCGATCCATCGACTGCTCTGAGATTTACTGTGAGGGGTTTGCTATCTGGAGGTAGCTGGTTGCCGGCCACCGGAGTTCCCTTCACCGATGGCCCGTGA
- the LOC135634058 gene encoding probable alkaline/neutral invertase D translates to MVGGMDLRKVDSLSSIAEAEDLDFSRLLDRPRLKIERKRSFDERSVSELTVSGNLRQVDSYDSMCSLGTMRSVLDTPVSSDPNPFDPHPMVAEAWEALRRTIVFFRGQPVGTIAAYDHASEEVLNYDQVFVRDFFPSALAFLMNGEPEIVKNFLMKTLYLQGWEKRIDRFKLGEGVMPASFKVKHDPTRKTDNLIADFGESAIGRVAPVDSGFWWIILLRAYTKSTGDLALADSAECQKGMRLILALCLSEGFDTFPTLLCTDGCSMIDRRMGIYGYPMEIQALFFMALRCALTMLKQDTEGKEFIDRIVKRLHALSYHIRNYFWLDFQKLNVIYRYKTEEYSHTAVNKFNVIPDSIPDWIFDFMPTGGGYFIGNVSPARMDFRWFSLGNCIAILSSLATPEQSAAIMDLLEARWEELVGEMPLKVAYPALESHEWRIVTGCDPKNTRWSYHNGGTWPVTLWLLTAACIKTGRPQIARRAIDLAENRLSKDSWPEYYDGKLGRYIGKQARKFQTWSIAGYLVAKMMLEDPSHLGMISLEEDKAMLRPPIKRSASWTI, encoded by the exons ATGGTTGGAGGAATGGACCTGCGGAAGGTGGACTCGCTCTCTTCTATTGCGGAGGCCGAGGATCTCGATTTCTCACGGCTGCTCGACAGGCCGAGACTAAAGATCGAGCGGAAGAGGTCGTTCGACGAGCGATCAGTTAGCGAGCTCACCGTCTCGGGGAACCTCCGGCAGGTTGACAGCTACGATAGTATGTGCTCCCTTGGCACGATGAGGTCGGTGCTGGACACTCCGGTCTCGTCGGATCCAAACCCGTTCGATCCGCATCCGATGGTTGCGGAGGCGTGGGAAGCTCTCCGGAGGACGATAGTGTTCTTCCGGGGGCAGCCGGTGGGCACGATAGCCGCCTACGATCACGCCTCAGAAGAGGTTCTCAATTACGATCAG GTGTTTGTCCGCGACTTCTTTCCAAGTGCTCTGGCTTTTCTAATGAATGGAGAGCCTGAGATAGTGAAAAATTTCCTCATGAAAACCCTCTACCTTCAAGGGTGGGAAAAGAGAATAGATCGTTTCAAGCTTGGGGAAGGAGTCATGCCGGCAAGTTTCAAGGTGAAGCATGATCCTACTAGGAAAACTGACAATCTAATAGCTGACTTTGGTGAGAGTGCAATCGGAAGGGTTGCACCTGTTGATTCTGGTTTTTGGTGGATTATTCTACTTCGGGCCTACACAAAGTCTACTGGGGATTTAGCTCTGGCAGATTCAGCAGAGTGTCAGAAAGGGATGAGGCTTATACTAGCTTTATGTTTGTCGGAAGGGTTCGATACATTCCCAACCTTGCTATGCACAGATGGATGCTCGATGATAGATCGTAGAATG GGTATCTATGGGTATCCTATGGAAATTCAAGCCCTTTTCTTTATGGCATTGAGATGTGCTTTGACGATGCTAAAACAAGATACAGAAGGGAAGGAGTTCATAGATAGGATAGTGAAACGCTTGCATGCCTTAAGCTATCACATCCGAAATTACTTCTGGCTTGACTTCCAGAAGCTAAATGTCATATATCGCTACAAGACAGAGGAGTATTCTCACACAGCAGTTAATAAGTTCAATGTTATTCCAGATTCCATCCCAGACTGGATATTTGATTTCATGCCTACTGGTGGTGGATATTTCATCGGAAATGTTAGTCCTGCGAGAATGGACTTCCGATGGTTTTCTCTTGGTAACTGCATTGCGATACTATCTTCTCTTGCTACCCCAGAGCAATCTGCGGCTATAATGGATCTGCTTGAAGCACGCTGGGAGGAACTGGTTGGTGAAATGCCCCTAAAGGTTGCATATCCTGCTCTAGAGAGCCATGAATGGCGTATTGTCACTGGTTGTGACCCCAAAAACACCAGATGGAGTTACCATAATGGAGGAACATGGCCTG TGACTCTGTGGCTGCTCACTGCGGCCTGTATAAAGACTGGTCGTCCGCAGATTGCAAGACGAGCGATCGATCTTGCTGAAAACAGGCTGTCCAAAGACAGTTGGCCAGAATATTATGACGGTAAGCTAGGACGGTACATTGGCAAGCAGGCAAGGAAGTTCCAGACATGGTCTATCGCAGGTTATTTAGTCGCTAAAATGATGCTCGAAGACCCTTCACATCTTGGTATGATCTCTCTCGAGGAGGACAAAGCGATGCTGAGGCCTCCAATAAAGAGATCAGCTTCATGGACTATTTGA
- the LOC103979637 gene encoding uncharacterized protein LOC103979637, with translation MEETPPSSNILARSPAEPRATRHRVRTRSRTSSLSGSASSLSSSSAATSPSASPSPRSSSVPFSWEQRPGIPKAPPLPPAPAAADTDAHLLLPLPPPARSQSDLSTPRKKRPSPRAPASPDPFAAALALCAKGLPDVGDEMEELWGATDAPRRVASMTDRFRLFDLYGSCKATCSVVEATVRLPRARSFGSLARRPGSTTIAGSRLAYKHVPN, from the coding sequence ATGGAGGAGACGCCGCCATCTTCCAACATCCTCGCCAGATCCCCGGCGGAGCCCCGTGCCACACGCCACCGTGTCCGGACCCGGTCCAGGACCAGTTCCCTCTCCGGCTCCGCTTCCTCCCTGTCCTCCTCTTCCGCCGCCACCTCCCCCTCCGCATCCCCCTCCCCCCGCTCCTCCTCCGTCCCATTCTCCTGGGAGCAGCGCCCGGGCATCCCCAAAGCGCCCCCACTCCCccccgcccccgccgccgccgaCACCGACGCCCACCttctcctccccctccctcccccGGCCCGGTCCCAGTCCGACCTCTCCACCCCGCGCAAGAAGCGCCCCTCGCCGCGGGCCCCCGCCTCCCCCGACCCGTTCGCGGCCGCCCTCGCCCTGTGCGCCAAGGGCCTTCCCGACGTCGGCGACGAGATGGAGGAGCTCTGGGGGGCCACCGACGCCCCGCGCAGGGTGGCGTCCATGACCGACCGCTTCCGGCTCTTCGACTTGTACGGCTCCTGCAAGGCCACGTGCTCCGTCGTGGAGGCGACGGTGCGTCTCCCCCGGGCTCGCTCCTTCGGTTCGCTCGCCCGCCGGCCCGGTTCAACCACCATCGCCGGTTCGAGATTGGCATACAAACACGTCCCAAATTAG
- the LOC135633678 gene encoding pectinesterase-like isoform X2, protein MQQMSIHAAMEHAMLAREQILMGGLEGVAWSDCLDLHDSTVRQLNRSLGPSRLRVGYDVRTWLSAALTNLHTCRAGLAELHVPSSWFVPLLTNASELVRNALAITETRAEEEGRKGGGAFPEWSSVEDRELLRARRGDVVADLVVAKDGSGDFGSIKEAINEASRRRGRESRRFVIYVKAGVYVENVQVGVRDLMLVGDGIGKTVVTGSRSVAGGSTTFNSATVAVMGDGFIARGITFRNTAGPAKRQAVALRCNADLAVFYRCSFEGYQDTLYAHSLRQFYRECDVHGTVDFIFGNAAAVLQDCNIYVRRPMSKQQNTITAQGRTDPSQNTGIVIQHCRVTAAPDLRPVQGKFRTYLGRPWQAYSRTVFMGTYMDDLISAAGWLEWSGGFALNTLYYGEYKNTGPGSDTSRRVRWRGHHVITDPSTALRFTVRGLLSGGSWLPATGVPFTDGP, encoded by the exons atgcagcagatgtcGATACACGCGGCCATGGAGCACGCCATGCTCGCCCGGGAACAGATCCTTATGGGCGGCCTCGAGGGTGTCGCGTGGTCCGACTGCCTCGACCTACACGACTCCACCGTGCGCCAGCTCAACCGCTCCCTGGGCCCCTCGCGGCTGCGCGTGGGCTACGACGTGCGGACTTGGCTCAGCGCCGCTCTCACCAACCTGCACACCTGTCGGGCCGGCCTCGCCGAGCTCCACGTGCCCAGCTCCTGGTTCGTGCCGCTGCTGACCAATGCGTCGGAGCTGGTGAGGAACGCGTTGGCGATCACGGAGACGAGGGCGGAGGAAGAGGGGAGGAAGGGTGGTGGGGCGTTCCCGGAGTGGTCGTCGGTCGAGGACCGGGAGCTCCTCCGGGCGCGCCGGGGGGACGTGGTGGCCGATTTGGTGGTGGCGAAGGACGGCAGTGGGGACTTTGGGAGCATCAAGGAAGCTATCAACGAGGCgtcgaggaggagagggagggagagcaGAAGATTTGTGATCTATGTGAAGGCAGGGGTTTACGTGGAGAACGTGCAGGTGGGGGTGAGAGACCTCATGTTGGTTGGGGATGGCATCGGCAAGACAGTGGTCACTGGTAGTCGGAGtgttgctggaggttccaccaccTTCAATTCCGCCACCGTGG CGGTGATGGGGGACGGATTCATCGCTCGGGGGATAACGTTCCGCAACACGGCCGGCCCCGCGAAGCGCCAGGCGGTGGCGCTCCGCTGCAACGCGGACCTCGCCGTCTTCTACCGGTGCAGCTTCGAGGGGTACCAGGACACGCTCTACGCCCACTCGCTCCGGCAATTCTACCGCGAGTGCGACGTCCACGGCACCGTCGACTTCATCTTCGGCAACGCCGCCGCGGTGCTCCAGGACTGCAACATCTACGTGAGGCGGCCCATGAGCAAGCAGCAGAACACGATAACCGCGCAGGGGCGGACCGATCCCAGCCAGAACACCGGCATCGTTATCCAGCACTGCAGGGTGACGGCCGCGCCGGACCTGAGGCCGGTTCAGGGGAAGTTCCGGACGTACCTGGGAAGGCCATGGCAGGCCTACTCTCGAACTGTGTTCATGGGTACGTACATGGATGATCTGATCTCCGCAGCTGGGTGGTTGGAATGGAGCGGTGGGTTCGCTCTCAACACGTTATACTACGGGGAGTATAAGAACACAGGGCCGGGGTCTGACACTTCCAGGCGAGTCAGGTGGCGCGGCCACCATGTTATCACCGATCCATCGACTGCTCTGAGATTTACTGTGAGGGGTTTGCTATCTGGAGGTAGCTGGTTGCCGGCCACCGGAGTTCCCTTCACCGATGGCCCGTGA
- the LOC103979399 gene encoding protein disulfide isomerase-like 5-2 — translation MATTKRRLLLRLISVCASLVCLTVAVTTVAAAHELPRDGTVIELDEGNFDSAIASFDHILVDFYAPWCGHCKRLAPELDTAAPVLAQLSEPIVIAKVNADKYRKLASKYEIDGFPTMKLFMHGVPVDYTGPRKAELLVRFLKKFVSPNVSLLETDSVIQNFVEMVGTDFPVFIGFGLDESVILDVARKYKKKAWFSVAKDFSEEMMVAYDFDKVPALVSLHPKYKEQSVFYGPFEGDFLEDFISQNQLPPTVPIRFETLKLMNDDKRKIVLTIMEDELDEKSLKLVKILRSAATANRDLIFGYVGVKQWGDFVDAFDITKSSKLPKLLVWDGNEEYHTVVDLEDLDDNDQGTQISRFLEGYREGRTIKRKLSSPSPFGFISSLTGIRTVYLIVFVVAVVMVIVLLSTRSADTPPVTQDGAEVAEASVSQAKSSSSYQPGDKED, via the exons ATGGCCACGACGAAGCGCCGCCTCCTGCTACGGCTGATCTCGGTTTGCGCTTCCCTTGTGTGTCTAACCGTCGCGGTGACGACGGTGGCGGCGGCCCACGAGCTCCCGAGGGACGGCACCGTCATCGAGCTCGACGAGGGAAACTTCGACTCTGCGATCGCCTCTTTCGACCACATCCTCGTCGATTTCTACGCGCCGTGGTGCGGCCACTGCAAGCGGCTCGCCCCTGAG TTGGATACAGCTGCTCCAGTGCTAGCTCAGCTGAGTGAACCCATTGTGATTGCTAAGGTTAATGCTGACAAGTACAGAAAGCTTGCTTCCAAATATGAAATTGA TGGGTTTCCAACAATGAAGCTTTTTATGCATGGAGTCCCTGTGGACTACACTGGTCCAAGGAAAGCTGAGTTGCTTGTACGTTTTCTAAAGAAGTTTGTTTCTCCTAATGTTTCACTACTGGAGACTGATTCTGTGATCCAGAACTTTGTTGAAATGGTTGGCACTGACTTCCCTGTGTTCATTGGCTTTGGCTTGGATGAATCTGTTATTCTTGATGTCGCTCGTAAGTACAAGAAAAAAGCCTGGTTTTCTGTAGCAAAAGATTTTTCAGAAGAGATGATGGTGGCATATGACTTTGACAAAGTTCCAGCATTGGTATCTCTTCATCCGAAATATAAGGAACAAAGCGTGTTCTATGGGCCTTTTGAAG GGGATTTCTTGGAAGATTTTATAAGCCAAAACCAGTTGCCTCCTACCGTCCCCATTAGATTTGAAACATTAAAGCTGATGAATGATGACAAGAGGAAAATTGTTCTTACTATCATGGAGGATGAGTTAGATGAGAAATCACTCAAATTGGTTAAAATTTTGAGGTCTGCTGCAACTGCAAATCGGGACTTGATATTTGGGTATGTTGGGGTCAAGCAATGGGGAGATTTTGTTGATGCATTTGATATCACTAAGAGCTCAAAGCTACCAAAACTTCTTGTTTGGGATGGAAATGAGGAATACCATACA GTTGTAGATTTAGAAGACCTAGATGATAATGATCAAGGAACCCAGATTAGTCGCTTTCTTGAAGGATATAGAGAGGGAAGAACCATAAAAAGGAAACTGAGCAGCCCTTCACCATTTGGCTTTATTAGCTCATTAACCGGCATAAGAACAGTCTACCTCATTGTCTTTGTGGTTGCTGTTGTAATGGTTATTGTGCTCCTAAGCACTCGAAGCGCAGATACTCCTCCAGTTACTCAAGATGGAGCCGAAGTCGCAGAAGCTAGCGTTTCACAGGCTAAAAGCAGCAGTAGTTATCAGCCAGGGGACAAGGAAGACTGA